The sequence CCGTGAGCTGACCGATGCGATGCTCGCCTACGACGTGGTGGGCCGCAATATCTGGAGCGGGATTTTCAGCGCGCTCTCCCTGCAAGGGGCGCCCGCGCAAGTATCCGGAATCTAGGAGGCCCGGCAGTTGGAGCAACGCCGGAGCCGCAAGGAGCGAAAACCATGAACAAGATCCGTGATCTCATCAGCCGCGAGGAACTCGAAGAGCTGCGCGCCGTGAGCCCCTGGCGCAACATCTGGGCTCTCGTCTTCGACTGGGCATGGATCCTGGGCATGATGGCGCTCTACATCGCCCACCCCTCGTGGTGGACCTTCCTGCTGGGCTGGCTGGTCATCAGCGGCCGGCACCTTGGACTGGCGATCCTCCAGCACGAGGCCGCGCACAACCTGCTGCTTCCCAGC is a genomic window of Chrysiogenia bacterium containing:
- a CDS encoding fatty acid desaturase, giving the protein MNKIRDLISREELEELRAVSPWRNIWALVFDWAWILGMMALYIAHPSWWTFLLGWLVISGRHLGLAILQHEAAHNLLLPSKKWNDRIGQWLVAYPILNNTLIYRTIHLQHHKYTWTDKDPDLGLANKFPITKASLRRKIWR